In Pengzhenrongella sicca, a single genomic region encodes these proteins:
- a CDS encoding cupin domain-containing protein, which yields MNLDPISTDPDKYVVVFENERVRVLEYTDSPGAATNPHAHPDSVMVTLSSFRRRLTLGEAQRDVDLPAGFVTWLPAQEHRGQNIGDTETRSIFIELKEPAPTSAGATMDGPPPLGPGVP from the coding sequence ATGAACCTCGACCCGATCAGCACGGATCCGGACAAATACGTCGTCGTCTTCGAGAACGAGCGCGTGCGGGTTCTCGAGTACACGGACTCCCCCGGTGCGGCCACGAACCCGCACGCCCACCCGGACAGCGTCATGGTGACTCTGTCGTCGTTCCGGCGCCGGCTGACCCTGGGCGAGGCCCAGCGCGACGTCGACCTGCCAGCCGGATTCGTGACCTGGCTGCCCGCACAAGAGCACCGGGGCCAGAACATCGGCGACACCGAGACTCGCTCGATCTTCATCGAACTCAAGGAGCCCGCCCCGACGAGCGCCGGCGCGACGATGGACGGACCGCCTCCGCTCGGGCCAGGCGTGCCCTAG